From Juglans regia cultivar Chandler chromosome 8, Walnut 2.0, whole genome shotgun sequence, the proteins below share one genomic window:
- the LOC108997985 gene encoding pentatricopeptide repeat-containing protein At5g66520-like, whose amino-acid sequence MKARSQRALFLLEQCITMMHVKQIQSHLTVSGAILDPQATSKIISFCAVSNRVDLTHACQLFCHLPHRTTLVWNSMVRALSERGEPLKALSLYKDMLESGFLPNNYTFSFLLRACADLSDVSLGLILHSQVIRLGWESYDFVQNGLIHLYATCNCMGAARKLFDGSVNRDVITWTTLINGYVKGGLVRVAREFFDQMPEKNVVSWSAMINGYAQVGLFKEALELFNYMQVSGFRPNHAGIVGALTACAFLGALDQGRWIHAYVDRNGMELDRVLGTALVDMYAKCGCIETARCVFDEMPNRDVFAFTSLISGLANHGLSTSAIELFIRMKSEGVIPNEVTFICVLSACSRMGLVDEGVRIFNSMSQDYGIEPGVQHYGCLVDLFGRAGMLEEAKKVVRAMPMEPDSYVLGALLNACRVHGDFELGKETVEHFVQQSLDHGGVHVLLSNMYASANKWDDAAKVRKGMKEKKVRKVPGCSLIEVDGVVSEFVAGDRSHLLMEKITLVSRGIDKHLKFLRRDHDDDKINE is encoded by the coding sequence ATGAAAGCAAGAAGTCAAAGAGCTCTCTTCCTGTTGGAACAATGCATTACCATGATGCACGTCAAGCAAATTCAATCCCATCTCACAGTTTCAGGCGCCATATTGGATCCTCAAGCCACTTCCAAGATCATCTCCTTCTGTGCAGTGTCCAACCGCGTCGACTTAACTCACGCCTGCCAACTCTTTTGCCATCTACCGCATCGAACCACATTGGTATGGAACAGCATGGTCAGAGCTCTTTCCGAGAGGGGTGAACCCCTTAAAGCTTTATCTCTCTATAAGGATATGCTCGAGAGTGGCTTCTTACCCAACAACTATACCTTCTCTTTCCTGCTTAGAGCTTGTGCTGACCTCTCTGATGTCTCCTTGGGCTTAATTCTCCATTCCCAAGTCATCAGATTGGGCTGGGAATCGTATGACTTTGTGCAGAACGGGTTGATCCATCTGTATGCGACTTGTAACTGCATGGGCGCAGCTCGTAAATTGTTTGATGGGAGCGTAAATCGAGACGTCATTACGTGGACAACTTTGATTAACGGTTATGTGAAGGGTGGATTGGTTAGGGTTGCACGGGAGTTTTTTGATCAAATGCCGGAGAAGAATGTTGTTTCTTGGAGTGCGATGATTAATGGGTATGCACAAGTTGGCTTGTTCAAAGAGGCTTTGGAGCTTTTTAACTATATGCAAGTTTCTGGTTTTCGACCAAATCATGCTGGCATTGTGGGAGCACTCACTGCGTGTGCTTTTCTTGGCGCATTGGATCAGGGAAGGTGGATACACGCCTACGTGGATAGAAATGGGATGGAATTAGATAGAGTGTTGGGCACTGCTCTTGTTGACATGTATGCAAAATGCGGGTGTATTGAAACTGCTCGTTGTGTATTTGATGAGATGCCGAATAGAGATGTTTTTGCCTTTACTTCTTTGATTTCGGGCCTAGCAAATCATGGCTTGAGTACAAGTGCGATTGAGTTGTTTATTAGGATGAAGAGTGAAGGAGTTATTCCTAATGAAGTTACATTTATATGTGTCTTAAGCGCATGCAGCCGAATGGGGCTGGTGGATGAAGGGGTGAGAATTTTCAATAGCATGAGTCAGGACTATGGGATCGAGCCAGGGGTCCAACACTATGGCTGTTTGGTAGATCTGTTTGGGAGAGCAGGGATGCTAGAAGAGGCAAAGAAGGTGGTGAGGGCGATGCCAATGGAACCAGACTCGTATGTGTTGGGTGCATTGCTCAATGCTTGTAGAGTTCATGGAGATTTTGAGCTGGGTAAAGAAACGGTCGAGCACTTCGTTCAGCAGAGTCTAGACCATGGTGGGGTTCATGTTCTTCTTTCCAACATGTATGCTTCTGCTAACAAATGGGATGATGCGGCAAAGGTAAGGAAGGGAATGAAAGAGAAGAAGGTAAGAAAGGTACCGGGATGTAGCTTGATTGAAGTGGATGGTGTGGTCAGTGAATTTGTTGCTGGAGATAGGTCGCATTTGCTCATGGAGAAGATCACTTTAGTCTCTCGTGGCATTGACAAGCACCTAAAGTTTCTTCGGCGCGATCACGATGATGATAAGATAAATGAATAA